The following are encoded together in the Argopecten irradians isolate NY chromosome 5, Ai_NY, whole genome shotgun sequence genome:
- the LOC138324085 gene encoding syntaxin-8-like: MRKAISDHNIRKNHKMASDTWLTEYDSCARLGQDLMVKINDRNKHNRTSSTYTKLTAQIRVSMKQFSNDLNKLKQQLIRASSSYHITQREVERRQMMTDNLTTKEKQIEQAFRNEGGDTRYSLMGSGGDTFGSNDPWGMRDDPDEYRDMSNNDLRNQQQQVIQEQDRGLEALSSVLSRQKQMAIDIGDEVDSQNVLIDEITDHTDRTGERLKKETKHIRIVDRKSNACCYWVVIVLLFVAIIVVAVIPSNGKP, translated from the exons ATGCGCAAAGCAATTTCTGATCACAACATCCGGAAAAATCACAAGATGGCAAGTGACACTTG GTTGACTGAATATGACAGCTGTGCCAGGCTTGGACAAGACCTGATGGTGAAAATCAATGATAGAAATAAACACAACAGAACCAGCTCTACATACACGAAG CTGACAGCCCAGATTCGTGTGTCGATGAAACAATTTAGCAATGACCTGAACAAACTCAAACAGCAGCTGATCCGCGCCTCGTCATCCTATCACAT AACCCAGAGAGAGGTGGAGAGGCGCCAGATGATGACTGATAACTTAACAACGAAAGAGAAACAAATAGAACAAGCATTCCGAAATGAAGGAGGAGATACAAG GTACTCATTAATGGGATCAGGAGGAGACACCTTCGGAAGCAATGATCCATGGGGGATGAGGGATGATCCAGACGAGTATCGGGACATGTCCAATAACGATCTCCGTAACCAACAGCAACAGGTCATCCAAG AACAGGACCGTGGCCTTGAAGCTTTATCCAGTGTGTTGTCCCGACAGAAACAGATGGCTATTGACATTGGCGATGAGGTAGACAGTCAGAATG TGTTAATTGATGAAATTACGGACCACACGGACCGGACAGGAGAACGACTAAAGAAGGAAACCAAACATATACGAATAGTGGACCGGAAATCTAATGCATGTT GTTACTGGGTCGTCATTGTCCTTTTGTTTGTTGCTATAATTGTTGTAGCTGTTATACCAAGTAACGGGAAACCGTGA